Below is a window of Bos indicus isolate NIAB-ARS_2022 breed Sahiwal x Tharparkar chromosome 19, NIAB-ARS_B.indTharparkar_mat_pri_1.0, whole genome shotgun sequence DNA.
TTTATATTCAAAAAGAAATCCTTATACAATTTTAACTGTAGCCCCTGCTACACATAACATAGTGAGCCAGGGTGgaataagggaaaaaaagtgtGGGTCTGAAATCTGAGTTGAATCCTGGCTCTTTATGTTGAATCCACTTATTTGTGCTCTATTAGATCTGGATATTAATAATTTCTCTGAGTTTCAGCTTCTCCATCTGCAACATGGGCCTAATCTCTGGCTTTTACTAAATTTACACAAAGTATAAACGCTGCCCTGCAGAGCCATATAAATTTGAATATTACAGCCCCCTAATAAATGCCAAAAGTAAGTTCCTGTTTAGGTCAGCATCACAGATGGATGTATCCTAAATGTTCCTGCTATAAAGCTAGGGAGGGGTGCCTCTTCTGAACTTTTGTCATTAACAATGATTAGCATTTTTCCCATTAGTTTTCTTACTTTATATCAAATTCTATGATTCTGACTAGAATTTTTTCACTCTTACTATCATTCTGAGTATGTAGTTCTAGAATAAAAAAACGTTTTTTttttgcggcatgtgggattttagttcctctacaggcattaaacctgtgtccccctgcagtggaagcagagttctaaccactagaTTGCCAGGGGAAGTCCCTGAACTTTACATATCTGCCACCTACTCATCCCCCTACCAAAAGACTCCCCTAAAGGAAGTTTTCAAAATATGGGTATATATGCATGTTGTACTTGATTTCTAAAGACAAGCAGTATGTGGCCCTACAATCTGGCAGAAATGGGCCCTTACTACCCATCCCAAACGATCCTGACTCCCAACGCTGAGGTCAGATGGGAAGATGCACCAGCATCACCTAGAAAAGCGAGCCAAGTGGAACGGAGCATCAGCCATTTAGAgctgaggaggagagggaagtgcTGCGGAAAGGTCAGCGTGATACCTGAGTAGGTGACGGCTCAGCAGCCTGGATCTGGAAGTTCTGGGAGGGCTTCTGGGGGACGGTGGGGAGTGTGGCGGACGCTGCCTGTACCACCCGCAGGGCCTGCTGTGGAATCTgcaccacctgctgctgctcGGCCTTGGGGGGCACCACCTGGACCTGCTGGACCACGGCTGGCTGGCCCCCGCCGGGGCTCTGAACAATGAGCAGGTTGTTTCCTGCTTGGATAATGTTGTCTGCGGTGGTCTCGATCAGCACCGTCTCCACCTGCTCGGCCACAGCCACAGGGGGCTGGGCGGCAGGAAGACTCTTCTTCCTGGCTTTCTTGTTAGTCTTAGACAGTGGGGCAGGGGGGCTCTCCGTGAGGAGCTGAGTGGCGGCCCCGGGGTCGCTGGTGTTCACGAGGTTGTTGACAGGCAGAGTAAGGGTCACATTGCCACCGCCACCTGTCAGCTTCACCACATTGGCCCCGCTCTGTGCCGGAGTGGTGGTCGTACTTGACTTCTGGACAGGGGCTGGCTTGATGGGGACGGGCTTGTGACTGGACGGGGACGGGGTGATGATGGCTTGGTTGGTGCCAGGGATGATCTGGATCTGGTTGGTCAGACTGGGCTGCACCTGGATGGTCTGAGGACTGCTGGCCTGGATCTGAGGGACCGCCTGGTACTGGATACTGGTGTTCGATCGGGTCCCTTTGTTGACCACGGTGGGATTCTGGATGGCAAACACCAGCTGCCCCCCAGGGTAGGACGTGCTCAGCTGTGACCCCTGAATCTGAAGTATGTTTCCCTTGGAGGACAAGATTCCAAAACTATTCTTGCTGGGGCTGAGAGGGAGAGGGGCGGGTTTGATAGGGACGAGTTTCCGTGGAGTGGGCTGGGGGGGAGCAGGAGGCGTCACCGCAGCTTCAACAGCTGGAGGGCCGATTTTGCTACATGTCGCGGCAAGCAGCGCTAAGGGAGATGGCTGGGAGTCCTGCAAAACACCAGGAGGAGACCAAGAGTGAGATGTGAGGCCtgctgcccaggagccccaccctTTAGGATCCTCTCCTCCTGGCAGGCTCCTCCCCACCTGACGAGTGGGGTGCCAGCATCCTTCCCCCGCAGTTGTCCCAGTCTCCCCATCCCCAGTGGTTTCTCCACTGAGGAATTAACAGAGAAAAGGTGGAAAGtgtccttctcaggaaggaactCCCCAGAAGCACCCCTTGACAGGGTGAACTAGCAACATGAGCTGACCTCTTACTCCCTGGGCCGAATGGTGTCTAATGGGGACCTGGAATCACCCTCAGCTTCTAGATGGAGCTCTATtagcctccaccccaccccagcgaTAAAGGATCCTTGAGTCATCAAGTGAGGAAGCACTgaggcagggaaggagagaaagacaagCGGAGGGGACAGGAGGAATAAACCCTTTGGAAAAGTGTTTTCCAGTGCTTGGGACATGACATTTTCGATGGAGGAGGGCTGCTCTTTCGAAGCTACAAGGAAAGAGCCTCTGGGGTACAGGGACAATCTCTGTTTTCCTTGTATGGTCAGTGGGGACTGGTGGAAGGACCTTGAGTTGcattctgcttttcctcctgactCAATTGTTGCACCTTAGATGAGCTACCTTGGTTTCTTAGgtcagaaaaagtgaaaaactgaacCCAACTGGTCTCATAGCCTTGGGGAGTTATAGTGAGCCAGCACAGAGCTTCAGTTGTGGTTTCATGTCAGCTTCAGCAAGTCCTTGCAGGCTAATGCAGCCCCCAACCCCCAGAGCCCACTGCCCACTCGCCTGGGTGGTAGAGGCGGCAGGCTGCAGGTAGTCACTGGGACTGACAGCGGCAGTGGCAGCCATGCTGGTCTGTGGATCTGTTGGAAGAGAAGAGATGGAGTAATACTCATGGTGCTTGACAAGAACCCTAGTCCCCTGgcctcagattttctttttgcctctaTTTGCTGTTGCTTCTCCATGAGAGGTTGATGACCTTTCCCCACACTACCCTACTCAAAGTTAGCAACCCTACAAAGACCTCTCTTTCTCAGACTTAGCCATCCAGGCTGTGAGGACAGCTGGTCCTGCCTCCACTGGGCTGTCTTCCaaccatcaaaaagtctagaaGAATGTAAAGATACCAAGACTATAAAaacatgggcttcagtaactaAGCGGTGCCACCTAATGGAGCCCTCTCTGCCAGGCACTGCTGACTCTCCCCAGCTAGACTGGAGCCCCTGTACGGTGGGCAGGGGCGTCTCCCCCAGCTATTCCTGTAGCTCTGACAAGGGCTTCTGCTCACGCCTGCTGTAACCAGATGCCAAGCCAGTCTGGGAGAG
It encodes the following:
- the SP2 gene encoding transcription factor Sp2, yielding MSDPQTSMAATAAVSPSDYLQPAASTTQDSQPSPLALLAATCSKIGPPAVEAAVTPPAPPQPTPRKLVPIKPAPLPLSPSKNSFGILSSKGNILQIQGSQLSTSYPGGQLVFAIQNPTVVNKGTRSNTSIQYQAVPQIQASSPQTIQVQPSLTNQIQIIPGTNQAIITPSPSSHKPVPIKPAPVQKSSTTTTPAQSGANVVKLTGGGGNVTLTLPVNNLVNTSDPGAATQLLTESPPAPLSKTNKKARKKSLPAAQPPVAVAEQVETVLIETTADNIIQAGNNLLIVQSPGGGQPAVVQQVQVVPPKAEQQQVVQIPQQALRVVQAASATLPTVPQKPSQNFQIQAAEPSPTQVYIRTPSGEVQTVLVQDSPPATAATASTTTCSSPASRAAHLSGTSKKHSAAILRKERPLPKIAPAGSIISLNAAQLAAAAQAMQTININGVQVQGVPVTITNTGGQQQLTVQNVSGNNLTISGLSPTQIQLQMEQALAGETQPGEKRRRMACTCPNCKDGDKRSGEQGKKKHVCHIPDCGKTFRKTSLLRAHVRLHTGERPFVCNWFFCGKRFTRSDELQRHARTHTGDKRFECAQCQKRFMRSDHLTKHYKTHLVTKNL